One region of Desulfovibrio intestinalis genomic DNA includes:
- a CDS encoding efflux RND transporter permease subunit: MNIAAIFIRRPVATVLLMLGMLFFGMTGYKNLPVNHLPNVDFPTIQVMADLAGADPETMAASVATPLEKEFFTIAGIDSISSVNSTGRTRVTIQFALDRNIDAAALDVQSAIGLAQRRMPSSMTTPPSFRKVNPADMPILYLRVSSSTLPLYALNEYADTLIGQRLSMVDGVAQVVVYGQKKYAVRVQLDPDELASRGLGIDEVADAVAAANSMLPTGALEGAQRASAIKSSGQLLNARAFQDTVVAYRNGAPVRLSDLGQVVDSVKQDKQITWGNGGVPSITLAVERQPGTNTVQVVDAIRALLPGLERQLPPSVSLEVFYDRSESIRHSVADVKFTLVLTVFLVVLVIFIFLRNLPATIIPSLALPMSVISTFAIMAVLGYSLDNLSLMALTLAVGFVVDDAIVMLENIVRHQEMGKDPLTAAYDGSAEIGFTIVSMTISLAAVFIPVLFMGGIVGRLFREFAVVIITAILASGVVSLTLTPMLCAYFLKAQGAHKAGRSAGQGLYGWLERGFDRLNLLYARSLDVVLHHRLKTLTASLVLLALTVWLGMAMPKGFLPVEDLGMLVASTEAEQGVSYEGMVSAQHSLDPLLEKNPHLAMYNSIVGIVGGSPSMNNGILLMPLKPHDQRPGIEQVAEQLRRELNISPSMRVFVRVPPAINLGGRSSKALYQYTLSGPDMEALYDSAQEIENALRALPQVQDVNSDLQLKNPELRVTIDRNRAAALGVSPHQIDLALQSAYGSREISTIYAPTNDYTVFVELQKKFQQDSSALSRLYVRAANGSLVPLDTLVKMEPGVGPIAVNHNGQFPSVTISYNLRPGVSLGQGVAAVEAAAQPLLPDTVSAESQGTAQAFQSSLTGMGWLLVLAIVVIYLVLGILYESFIHPLTILSGLPSAGFGALATLWLFGMDLNLYGFVGVIMLLGIVKKNAIMMLDFALEAQRHDPAMEPLEAITRGCHVRFRPIMMTTVAALMGALPIAIGIGAGAEARRPLGMAVVGGLCFSQIVTLYITPVYYYYMEKLSRDLGKRWGGRFHKTTGTGGKNSGTGTTAGGDAAHGASV; this comes from the coding sequence ATGAATATAGCCGCCATATTCATTCGCCGCCCCGTAGCCACGGTGCTGCTTATGCTCGGCATGCTTTTCTTCGGCATGACGGGCTACAAAAATCTGCCCGTCAACCATCTGCCCAATGTGGACTTTCCCACCATTCAGGTCATGGCCGATCTGGCAGGAGCTGACCCGGAAACAATGGCGGCATCCGTGGCCACTCCGCTGGAAAAGGAATTTTTCACCATTGCGGGCATTGATTCCATTTCTTCGGTCAACTCCACAGGCCGGACTCGCGTTACCATTCAGTTTGCCCTTGACCGCAATATCGATGCGGCGGCTCTGGACGTGCAATCGGCCATAGGCCTCGCCCAGCGGCGCATGCCGTCCAGCATGACCACGCCGCCCAGCTTCCGCAAGGTCAACCCGGCTGACATGCCCATCCTGTACTTGCGCGTGTCGTCCTCGACCCTGCCACTGTATGCCCTCAATGAATATGCCGACACCCTTATAGGTCAAAGGCTTTCAATGGTGGACGGCGTGGCGCAGGTGGTGGTGTACGGGCAGAAAAAATACGCCGTGCGCGTGCAGCTTGACCCGGACGAACTGGCCTCACGAGGTCTGGGTATTGATGAAGTGGCTGACGCTGTTGCCGCTGCCAACAGCATGCTGCCCACTGGGGCGCTGGAAGGCGCGCAAAGGGCCAGCGCCATCAAATCTTCCGGCCAGCTGCTGAATGCCCGCGCCTTTCAGGATACGGTGGTGGCCTACCGCAACGGTGCGCCCGTGCGCCTGAGCGATCTTGGTCAGGTGGTGGACAGCGTCAAGCAGGACAAGCAGATCACCTGGGGCAACGGCGGCGTGCCAAGCATTACCCTTGCCGTGGAACGTCAGCCCGGCACCAATACCGTGCAGGTGGTGGACGCCATCCGCGCGCTGCTGCCGGGTCTTGAGCGCCAGTTGCCGCCTTCTGTATCACTGGAAGTTTTTTATGATCGTTCAGAGTCCATCCGCCATTCTGTGGCGGATGTTAAATTTACGTTGGTGCTCACGGTCTTTCTGGTGGTGCTTGTTATCTTCATTTTTCTGCGCAATCTGCCCGCCACCATTATTCCCAGCCTTGCCCTGCCCATGTCGGTCATATCTACCTTTGCCATCATGGCCGTGCTGGGCTACAGCCTGGACAACCTTTCGCTAATGGCCCTTACTCTGGCCGTGGGCTTTGTGGTGGATGACGCCATCGTCATGCTGGAAAATATCGTGCGCCATCAGGAGATGGGCAAGGATCCGCTCACCGCGGCCTACGACGGTTCGGCGGAAATTGGCTTCACCATTGTGTCCATGACTATTTCTCTGGCGGCGGTGTTTATTCCTGTACTTTTTATGGGCGGCATTGTGGGGCGTTTGTTCCGGGAATTTGCCGTGGTCATCATCACGGCCATTCTGGCTTCGGGCGTGGTGTCGCTTACGCTTACGCCCATGCTCTGCGCGTACTTTCTCAAGGCGCAAGGGGCGCACAAGGCTGGCCGCAGCGCCGGGCAGGGGCTGTACGGCTGGCTTGAACGCGGTTTTGACCGCCTTAACCTTCTCTATGCCCGCTCTCTGGACGTGGTGCTGCACCATCGCCTGAAAACACTCACGGCTTCGCTGGTTTTGCTGGCGCTTACGGTCTGGCTTGGCATGGCCATGCCTAAGGGCTTTTTGCCCGTGGAGGATCTGGGCATGCTGGTGGCCAGCACCGAGGCGGAACAGGGCGTATCCTACGAGGGCATGGTCAGCGCGCAGCACAGCCTTGATCCGCTGCTGGAAAAAAATCCGCATCTGGCCATGTACAATTCCATCGTGGGCATTGTTGGCGGCAGCCCAAGCATGAACAACGGCATTTTGCTTATGCCGCTCAAACCCCACGACCAAAGGCCCGGCATTGAGCAGGTGGCGGAACAGCTGCGGCGTGAACTCAATATTTCGCCTTCCATGCGGGTTTTTGTGCGCGTGCCCCCGGCCATCAATCTGGGAGGGCGTTCGTCCAAGGCGCTCTATCAATACACGCTTTCCGGGCCAGATATGGAAGCCTTGTACGACAGCGCCCAGGAAATAGAAAACGCCCTGCGCGCCCTGCCGCAGGTGCAGGACGTGAACAGCGACCTGCAACTGAAAAATCCCGAATTGCGCGTCACCATTGACCGTAACCGTGCGGCGGCGCTGGGCGTCAGCCCGCACCAGATAGATCTGGCGCTTCAATCGGCCTACGGCTCGCGTGAAATTTCCACCATCTACGCGCCCACCAACGACTACACGGTCTTTGTGGAATTGCAGAAAAAGTTTCAGCAAGACAGTTCGGCCTTGTCGCGGCTATATGTGCGCGCTGCCAACGGCAGCCTTGTGCCCCTGGATACCCTTGTCAAAATGGAGCCGGGCGTAGGCCCCATTGCCGTGAACCACAACGGCCAGTTCCCCTCGGTGACCATTTCCTACAACCTGCGCCCCGGCGTATCGCTGGGGCAGGGCGTTGCCGCAGTTGAAGCCGCAGCGCAGCCCTTGCTACCCGACACGGTGAGCGCAGAATCCCAGGGCACGGCCCAGGCGTTTCAAAGCTCGCTGACGGGTATGGGCTGGCTGCTGGTGCTGGCTATTGTGGTCATCTATCTGGTGCTGGGCATCTTGTATGAAAGTTTCATTCACCCGCTGACCATTCTTTCAGGTCTGCCTTCGGCTGGCTTTGGCGCACTGGCGACACTCTGGCTGTTCGGCATGGACCTGAACCTCTATGGATTTGTGGGCGTGATTATGCTGTTGGGCATCGTGAAGAAAAACGCCATCATGATGCTGGACTTCGCCCTTGAGGCGCAGCGGCATGACCCGGCCATGGAACCGCTGGAGGCCATTACGCGCGGCTGTCATGTGCGTTTTCGGCCTATCATGATGACGACAGTGGCTGCGCTTATGGGCGCTCTGCCCATCGCCATCGGCATTGGCGCTGGGGCCGAGGCCCGGCGGCCTCTGGGTATGGCAGTGGTTGGCGGTCTGTGTTTTTCGCAGATAGTCACGCTCTACATTACGCCCGTCTACTATTATTATATGGAAAAGCTCTCGCGCGACCTGGGCAAGCGTTGGGGCGGGCGGTTCCACAAAACCACGGGAACTGGCGGAAAGAACAGCGGCACTGGCACCACTGCGGGCGGCGATGCCGCGCACGGCGCGTCTGTGTAA
- a CDS encoding sulfite exporter TauE/SafE family protein encodes MLMIVLYFVSLLVGFLVGITGVGGILIPPALILLSGQETHMAMGTALASFLPVGLVGTFMYRRLGHIDWRKALPFMAGSLAAWPGALLNAILPAGPLVALLACIIIFAGLCALRPPKPGSGSVFWQSGKGFFCIGAVTALLAGLTGAGGPVVSIPWMIIAGVSPMTAVGLAMPYQVTTALFGTIGNVADGHVDFAILPYICLMALVGLFAGVAVAKRIPTGVLRKLIGGLCCGLGLFLLLRLILS; translated from the coding sequence ATGCTTATGATCGTGCTGTATTTTGTGTCCTTGCTGGTGGGTTTTCTGGTGGGCATAACCGGGGTTGGTGGCATCCTTATTCCTCCGGCGCTTATCCTGCTCAGCGGGCAGGAAACGCACATGGCTATGGGCACGGCCCTGGCTTCTTTTTTGCCTGTGGGTCTGGTGGGAACGTTCATGTACCGCCGTCTCGGCCATATCGACTGGCGCAAGGCGCTGCCCTTTATGGCAGGCAGCCTGGCAGCCTGGCCCGGAGCCCTGCTCAACGCCATACTGCCCGCCGGGCCTCTGGTGGCCTTGCTGGCCTGTATTATCATCTTCGCCGGACTGTGCGCCCTGCGCCCTCCCAAGCCGGGAAGCGGCAGCGTGTTCTGGCAGAGCGGCAAGGGTTTTTTCTGCATCGGAGCCGTGACGGCTTTGTTGGCAGGCCTGACGGGCGCGGGCGGGCCTGTGGTGTCCATTCCCTGGATGATTATCGCCGGGGTTTCGCCAATGACGGCAGTGGGGCTTGCCATGCCCTATCAGGTGACCACGGCTCTGTTTGGCACCATTGGCAACGTGGCTGACGGGCATGTGGATTTTGCCATTTTGCCCTACATTTGCCTCATGGCCCTTGTGGGACTTTTTGCCGGGGTTGCCGTGGCGAAACGCATCCCCACAGGAGTGCTGCGCAAGCTTATTGGCGGCCTGTGCTGCGGTCTTGGACTGTTTTTGCTCTTGCGCCTGATACTCAGTTGA
- a CDS encoding CobD/CbiB family cobalamin biosynthesis protein — protein sequence MSLPHGLSLVFPWSVWECWWLAPLALVLDLWLGDPALPWRHPVCLVGKLLDLLERPARRFMRAAGPERERGRGRLAGAVALLALIACTGFAVWVAVSLPILGLLAAVYLAWAGLAMGSLLQTGQLVLERVEHAPENGAREALSWLVSRDTSAMDRPLMRKTLADTLSENLTDAFTAPFFWLLVGGPVALWCYKAVSTTDSMWGYMTEKWRWLGWAGARSDDVLAFVPARLAALSAGLVHVLFLVRQKLEAECQAGRHGDSGALFKRWSLVRNMALNMGHYLSQNRARRPKDDTAHDGACGTGQGAGDGTACNADHSAGHDTGCNANQPQGCGLSLSATALGAAYLPGRWDGGWPGLAVVARQAAGMPSPNSGWSMTACAWLCGACMAGPSVYFGELVNKPWLGPPPQGEEHAVSLAVWDAPRLLALCALLRQSALYGGLALWLLALVCLFIF from the coding sequence GTGAGCCTGCCTCACGGGCTGTCTCTTGTTTTTCCCTGGTCTGTGTGGGAGTGCTGGTGGCTGGCCCCTCTGGCCCTTGTGCTGGATTTATGGCTCGGCGATCCTGCTTTGCCCTGGCGGCACCCGGTTTGCCTTGTGGGCAAGCTACTGGACTTGCTGGAGCGCCCTGCGCGGCGGTTTATGCGGGCGGCAGGACCCGAGCGTGAACGTGGCCGGGGCAGGCTGGCCGGAGCGGTTGCTCTGCTGGCGCTCATTGCCTGTACGGGATTTGCTGTCTGGGTTGCGGTATCTTTGCCCATATTGGGTCTGTTGGCGGCTGTCTATCTTGCCTGGGCCGGGCTGGCTATGGGCAGTCTGCTGCAAACGGGCCAGCTGGTTCTGGAAAGAGTGGAGCATGCGCCGGAAAACGGGGCCCGCGAAGCGCTTTCGTGGCTGGTAAGCCGCGACACCAGCGCAATGGATCGGCCCCTCATGCGCAAAACGCTGGCCGACACGCTTTCTGAAAATCTTACGGATGCCTTTACCGCGCCGTTTTTCTGGCTGCTGGTGGGTGGTCCGGTAGCCCTTTGGTGCTACAAGGCCGTGAGTACCACGGATTCCATGTGGGGCTACATGACGGAAAAGTGGCGCTGGCTCGGTTGGGCCGGGGCGCGGTCCGATGACGTTTTGGCCTTTGTGCCCGCGCGGCTGGCGGCGTTGAGCGCCGGGCTGGTCCACGTTCTTTTTCTGGTGCGGCAAAAGCTTGAAGCTGAATGCCAGGCTGGCAGGCACGGCGATTCAGGTGCGCTGTTCAAGCGCTGGAGCCTGGTGCGAAATATGGCGCTAAATATGGGGCACTATTTATCGCAGAACCGGGCGCGCCGCCCCAAGGACGACACGGCGCATGACGGAGCCTGCGGCACAGGGCAGGGCGCTGGCGATGGTACGGCCTGTAATGCTGACCACAGCGCGGGGCATGACACAGGTTGTAACGCCAACCAACCGCAAGGTTGCGGCCTGTCACTGTCTGCAACAGCGTTGGGCGCTGCGTATTTACCCGGCCGTTGGGATGGCGGCTGGCCCGGGCTGGCAGTGGTGGCCCGGCAGGCTGCGGGCATGCCCAGCCCCAATTCCGGCTGGTCCATGACGGCGTGCGCATGGTTGTGCGGAGCGTGTATGGCCGGGCCTTCGGTGTATTTTGGAGAACTGGTGAACAAACCCTGGTTGGGGCCGCCCCCGCAAGGGGAAGAGCATGCTGTTTCGCTGGCTGTGTGGGATGCGCCCCGCCTGCTGGCTCTGTGCGCTCTGTTACGGCAAAGCGCGCTTTACGGCGGACTGGCCCTGTGGCTTCTGGCTCTTGTGTGTCTTTTTATTTTTTGA
- a CDS encoding tRNA (cytidine(34)-2'-O)-methyltransferase: protein MQIVLYEPEIPPNTGNVARLCAATGVTLNLIEPLGFKLEDRYLKRAGLDYWPNVNLKVWPNWQAFMEGSGAGDKAGRLIFTSAKAAETSAAVHRFAFEPDDFLVFGPETRGLPQDILALSPHRVRIPMLEGRVRSINLSTSAGIVLYAALAKANLMENWE from the coding sequence ATGCAGATAGTTCTTTACGAACCGGAAATTCCCCCCAATACGGGCAATGTCGCCCGTCTCTGCGCCGCCACAGGCGTGACGCTCAACCTTATCGAACCCTTGGGGTTCAAGCTTGAAGACCGTTACCTCAAGCGCGCTGGCCTGGACTACTGGCCCAACGTAAATCTGAAGGTATGGCCCAACTGGCAAGCCTTTATGGAAGGCTCCGGTGCGGGTGACAAGGCGGGGCGGCTTATATTCACCTCGGCCAAAGCTGCCGAAACGAGCGCGGCGGTGCACCGGTTTGCCTTCGAGCCCGACGACTTTCTGGTTTTCGGGCCTGAAACGCGCGGGCTGCCGCAAGACATTCTGGCGCTTTCGCCACACCGCGTGCGCATCCCCATGCTGGAGGGGCGCGTGCGCAGCATCAACCTGTCCACGTCGGCAGGCATTGTGCTGTATGCGGCTCTGGCCAAGGCGAATCTTATGGAGAACTGGGAGTGA
- a CDS encoding hydantoinase/oxoprolinase family protein codes for MTQKHSDGAPRGQIFLLGIDAGGTHTDAVLLAQDQAGLAEAPAALSGVLDNADPATRLSRMDLAHTPLGHTPLARMHLLAATKVPTQHDDLPASVSEVLAALARALNESVSSASSPNECSEGAALLGRVSRVTLGATLAVNALVQDKADAVALALSAGPGLDPRRFALGKHVCIVPGGLDHRGTEISPLDVSELENQAARWREKGIAAVACVGKFSPRNPAHEQKMAQAVARGAETSGQNSRDAASPNAQHVTLGHRLSGRLNFPRRIATAYFNAAVQRLHSRFLDAVENALAGAGVRAAVRLLKADGGAVPLSLSRREPVQSILSGPAASVMGVLALCPSAREGCALLLDMGGTTTDIALVVDGSPVVDRDGMVLQGRRTLVRALASVSIGVGGDSLLSVDGSGAEASVRVGPERQGPAMAFGGSLPTLLDALNALHSFPQSQEAGELAGELAGNVSASLAGMEALARQCGLAPHDLARMTVEDALEQINRAAKNLVKGINAQPIYTLAGLRALQEAHPSRAWLVGGPAACIGPHLAAALGMPVDCPPHTAVANAVGAALTLPTDSLEVYADTGSGHLRAPALDLTESIRRGFSLDALGERARELLLQRLELAGADGATVEITEAESFATLDDNGFGNKDMRVSCQAVPGLAGLVVQES; via the coding sequence ATGACGCAGAAACATAGTGACGGCGCGCCTCGGGGACAGATTTTTCTGTTGGGCATCGATGCCGGAGGAACCCACACGGACGCGGTTCTTCTTGCGCAGGATCAGGCTGGATTGGCAGAAGCCCCCGCAGCTTTATCTGGCGTGCTGGACAATGCCGATCCGGCAACGCGCCTGTCTCGCATGGATCTGGCGCACACGCCTTTGGGCCACACGCCTTTGGCGCGCATGCATCTGCTGGCCGCTACCAAGGTGCCGACACAGCACGACGACCTGCCTGCCTCGGTAAGCGAAGTGCTGGCGGCGCTGGCCCGCGCCCTCAATGAAAGCGTTTCTTCTGCAAGTTCCCCAAATGAGTGTTCCGAAGGGGCCGCCCTGCTGGGCCGCGTCAGCCGCGTGACCCTGGGGGCAACCCTGGCGGTCAACGCCCTTGTGCAAGACAAGGCCGACGCCGTGGCACTTGCGCTTTCTGCCGGGCCGGGGCTTGATCCCCGGCGGTTCGCCCTGGGAAAGCATGTGTGCATTGTCCCCGGCGGGTTGGACCACAGGGGAACGGAAATCAGCCCGCTGGATGTGAGCGAACTGGAAAATCAGGCCGCCCGCTGGCGTGAAAAAGGCATTGCCGCCGTGGCCTGCGTGGGCAAATTTTCGCCGCGTAACCCAGCGCACGAGCAAAAAATGGCGCAGGCCGTGGCACGTGGAGCTGAAACATCCGGTCAAAACAGTCGGGACGCAGCCTCACCAAACGCGCAGCACGTCACCTTGGGGCACAGGCTTTCGGGCCGTCTGAATTTTCCCCGGCGCATTGCCACAGCGTACTTTAATGCCGCTGTGCAGCGCTTGCATTCCAGATTTCTTGATGCTGTGGAAAACGCCCTTGCAGGGGCCGGGGTGCGGGCTGCCGTGCGGCTGCTCAAGGCAGACGGCGGGGCAGTGCCACTGAGCCTTTCGCGCCGTGAGCCTGTGCAGTCCATCCTTTCTGGCCCGGCTGCCAGCGTTATGGGCGTTCTGGCCCTGTGCCCCTCGGCCCGTGAAGGCTGCGCCCTGCTGCTGGATATGGGCGGCACTACCACAGACATTGCTCTGGTGGTGGACGGTTCTCCCGTGGTGGACAGGGACGGTATGGTTCTTCAGGGGCGGCGTACACTGGTGCGCGCACTGGCTTCAGTTTCCATAGGCGTGGGCGGCGACTCTCTTTTATCCGTTGACGGCTCCGGGGCCGAGGCTTCCGTCCGCGTGGGGCCGGAACGGCAGGGGCCAGCAATGGCCTTTGGGGGCAGCCTTCCGACGCTGCTGGACGCGCTCAATGCCCTGCACAGTTTTCCGCAGAGTCAGGAGGCTGGCGAACTGGCCGGAGAACTGGCAGGAAACGTATCCGCCTCTCTGGCTGGTATGGAAGCACTGGCGCGTCAATGCGGTCTTGCACCGCACGATCTGGCCCGGATGACCGTGGAAGATGCTCTGGAGCAGATCAACCGCGCAGCAAAAAATCTGGTGAAGGGCATAAACGCCCAGCCTATTTACACGCTGGCTGGCTTGCGGGCACTGCAAGAGGCGCATCCCTCGCGGGCATGGCTGGTGGGCGGCCCGGCGGCTTGCATCGGGCCGCATCTGGCTGCCGCCCTGGGCATGCCTGTGGACTGTCCGCCCCACACGGCAGTGGCCAACGCCGTTGGCGCGGCCCTTACCCTGCCCACCGATTCTCTGGAAGTCTACGCGGATACTGGCTCCGGCCATTTGCGGGCTCCGGCGCTGGATCTGACGGAAAGCATCCGCAGAGGATTCAGCCTTGATGCCCTTGGCGAGCGGGCAAGGGAACTTTTGCTCCAAAGGCTGGAACTGGCCGGAGCAGACGGCGCTACCGTGGAAATCACCGAAGCCGAAAGTTTTGCCACGCTGGACGACAACGGCTTTGGCAACAAAGACATGCGCGTGTCGTGTCAGGCAGTGCCGGGGCTGGCAGGGTTGGTGGTTCAAGAATCCTGA
- a CDS encoding branched-chain amino acid transaminase, whose translation MQKMKYIWVDGKMVPWDQAQVHVLTHALHYGSAIFEGIRAYACADGSSAVFRLEDHCKRMLNSAKILRMNLPLTAEELVKACIETLEANELKEGYVRPLSFVGYGEMGVYPGNNPVQTIVATWPWGAYLGAEALEKGIRIKTSTFARSHVNTSMSKAKASGNYINSILAKVEAKDEGYDEAVMLDTNGYVSEATGENIFIVRDGVIKTTPWTSILGGITRDSVMKLAKDLGYVVEEQQFTRDELYIADEAFFTGTAAEITPIRELDHRQIGVGHAGPVTKHLQTEYFKIVKGENPKYASWLHHYKV comes from the coding sequence ATGCAAAAGATGAAGTACATCTGGGTTGATGGCAAAATGGTTCCCTGGGATCAGGCTCAGGTTCACGTGCTTACCCATGCCCTGCACTATGGCAGCGCCATTTTTGAGGGCATTCGGGCCTACGCCTGTGCCGACGGCAGTTCCGCCGTATTCCGCCTTGAAGACCATTGCAAGCGCATGCTCAACTCCGCCAAAATTCTACGCATGAACCTTCCCCTCACCGCCGAAGAACTGGTGAAAGCCTGCATAGAAACCCTTGAAGCCAATGAGCTGAAAGAAGGCTATGTGCGCCCGCTCTCCTTTGTGGGCTACGGCGAAATGGGCGTCTACCCCGGCAACAACCCGGTGCAGACCATCGTTGCCACCTGGCCCTGGGGCGCGTACCTTGGCGCTGAAGCCCTTGAAAAGGGCATCCGCATCAAAACGAGCACCTTTGCCCGCAGCCATGTGAACACCAGCATGTCCAAGGCCAAAGCCTCGGGCAACTATATCAACTCCATTCTCGCCAAGGTGGAAGCCAAGGACGAAGGCTATGACGAAGCCGTCATGCTGGACACCAACGGCTACGTTTCCGAAGCCACTGGCGAAAATATCTTTATTGTGCGCGACGGCGTAATCAAGACCACCCCCTGGACGTCCATTCTTGGTGGCATCACCCGTGATTCCGTTATGAAGCTGGCCAAGGATCTTGGCTATGTTGTGGAAGAACAGCAGTTTACCCGCGATGAACTGTACATCGCCGATGAAGCCTTCTTTACGGGCACCGCTGCTGAGATCACCCCCATTCGCGAACTGGACCACCGCCAGATCGGCGTGGGCCACGCTGGCCCCGTGACCAAGCATTTGCAGACCGAGTACTTCAAGATCGTCAAGGGCGAAAACCCCAAGTACGCCAGCTGGCTGCACCACTATAAAGTCTAG
- the dnaX gene encoding DNA polymerase III subunit gamma/tau, whose product MKHLSLASRYRPQTFAQVAGQDMVKAVLSRAAAEDRPAAAYLLSGTRGVGKTTIARIFAKALNCEHAPGPEPCNECAQCRKITQGVHVDVTEIDGASNNSVEDARSLRETIGYAAMEGRYKVFIIDEAHMLTRNAFNALLKTLEEPPERVVFIFATTEAHKFPITIVSRCQHFVFRHLGEDALVDHLSGVLRKEGVTFEENAVRLLARRAAGSVRDSMSLLDQTLALGGAELTAAATRQVLGLAGQEMFGNLFDALHVQDCAAVADLCSQILQQGVDIGFFVRELAGNLRNLFLLRQGGEAMLPSLRLPADEAALWQSLAPRFSTAHLHAAWQMTLDSQRGIVQSPEPAAALELLLLNLALLPQLLPVGQLTPDQMAGQGLGQASGQGLGQPAGQSSGAQQGAAPARPSGQPAAPAQAVSPAASHAASQQPTGQTGGHAAPQQPHAGGDPSRNGYGAQGAGMGRSPARPRDAATAPGPAADGDEAEGSDPAARRFPQSSTNHNSAGSASTAHADTGHRTDPPGMPASLVENDAPWGDDADGSWGAPPYSDEEIESEAGSDFATGIPWDEPETDTTDTAVAASPGPAPKAAGSSSHDWQSFYAFCVAEQAAARLTLAPYLLRGIGVQWSDGVLRLQPRTETQLNQLEKQSKALYAALAAYGAGDTQVEIIAPKPHRPEAELIEEFRRKEALQPCFEVLNASLKGCRPIE is encoded by the coding sequence ATGAAGCATCTTTCCCTCGCATCACGCTACCGCCCCCAGACCTTTGCTCAAGTGGCGGGACAGGATATGGTCAAGGCCGTCCTTTCCCGCGCTGCTGCCGAGGACAGGCCTGCTGCCGCCTATCTCCTGAGCGGCACACGCGGCGTGGGCAAGACCACCATCGCCCGAATTTTCGCCAAAGCCCTCAATTGCGAGCACGCGCCAGGCCCGGAACCCTGCAACGAATGCGCCCAGTGCCGCAAGATCACGCAAGGCGTACATGTAGACGTGACGGAAATCGACGGCGCTTCCAACAACAGCGTTGAAGACGCCCGTTCACTGCGCGAAACCATCGGCTACGCCGCCATGGAAGGCCGCTACAAGGTCTTCATCATCGACGAAGCCCACATGCTCACGCGCAACGCTTTCAACGCCCTGCTCAAAACGCTGGAAGAGCCGCCAGAACGCGTGGTTTTCATCTTCGCCACCACCGAGGCGCACAAATTTCCCATCACCATTGTGAGCCGCTGCCAGCACTTCGTTTTTCGCCATCTGGGCGAGGACGCGCTGGTGGACCACCTTTCGGGCGTGCTGCGCAAGGAAGGCGTTACTTTTGAAGAAAACGCCGTGCGCCTTCTGGCGCGCCGGGCCGCTGGCAGCGTGCGCGACAGCATGTCCCTGCTGGACCAGACGCTGGCTCTGGGCGGCGCGGAACTGACGGCAGCCGCAACCCGTCAGGTGCTCGGCCTTGCCGGGCAGGAAATGTTCGGCAATCTTTTTGACGCGCTGCATGTGCAGGACTGCGCCGCCGTGGCCGATCTTTGCAGTCAAATCTTGCAGCAAGGCGTTGATATTGGATTTTTTGTACGGGAACTCGCTGGCAACCTGCGCAATCTTTTTCTTCTGCGCCAAGGCGGCGAAGCCATGTTGCCAAGCCTGCGCCTGCCCGCTGACGAAGCCGCCTTGTGGCAAAGCCTTGCCCCGCGTTTCTCCACGGCCCACCTGCACGCTGCATGGCAAATGACGCTGGACTCGCAGCGCGGCATTGTGCAAAGCCCGGAACCCGCGGCGGCCCTTGAGCTGTTGCTGCTCAATCTGGCTCTGCTGCCACAATTGCTGCCCGTTGGGCAACTGACGCCCGACCAGATGGCTGGTCAGGGTTTGGGCCAAGCATCAGGTCAAGGATTGGGCCAGCCAGCAGGGCAATCATCTGGCGCGCAACAAGGCGCCGCACCTGCAAGGCCATCAGGCCAGCCAGCAGCCCCGGCACAAGCCGTGTCCCCGGCAGCTTCCCACGCCGCCAGCCAACAGCCCACGGGGCAGACTGGCGGGCACGCTGCACCGCAACAGCCCCATGCCGGAGGCGATCCTTCCCGCAATGGCTATGGCGCACAGGGCGCAGGCATGGGCAGAAGCCCGGCGCGCCCGCGTGATGCGGCCACGGCTCCCGGTCCTGCCGCTGACGGAGATGAAGCAGAAGGCTCTGACCCTGCCGCAAGGCGCTTCCCGCAGAGCAGCACCAACCACAACAGCGCAGGCAGCGCGTCAACCGCGCATGCTGATACGGGGCACAGGACCGATCCCCCGGGCATGCCCGCCTCTCTTGTGGAAAACGATGCTCCCTGGGGCGACGATGCGGATGGTTCGTGGGGCGCTCCGCCCTATTCGGATGAGGAAATTGAATCCGAAGCTGGCTCTGACTTTGCCACCGGAATTCCCTGGGATGAGCCTGAAACGGATACTACGGATACTGCTGTTGCAGCATCGCCGGGTCCAGCCCCAAAAGCGGCAGGCAGTTCCAGCCATGACTGGCAGAGTTTTTACGCTTTTTGCGTTGCCGAGCAGGCTGCTGCACGGCTGACCCTGGCTCCGTATCTGCTTCGCGGCATTGGCGTGCAGTGGAGCGACGGCGTCCTTCGGCTGCAGCCAAGAACAGAAACACAGCTGAACCAGCTTGAAAAACAGAGCAAAGCACTGTATGCGGCATTGGCTGCCTATGGGGCGGGGGACACGCAGGTGGAAATCATCGCCCCCAAGCCACATCGGCCAGAAGCCGAGCTGATTGAAGAATTCAGGCGTAAAGAGGCTCTGCAACCCTGCTTTGAAGTACTCAACGCTTCATTGAAGGGCTGCCGGCCCATAGAATAG